CGGAGAGCGACCGTCGAAGTGATTTCGATTACACGCCGTTTACCTGTGCCGCAGTCCGGGCAGTCGGCGCGATCTAGTCGATGTGGCGGAAATGTAAAGAAGAAGCGGTGGGAATGTGCCGCCATGTCCCCCTCGTCATGACACTCCGAAGAAAAATGTCTGCGTGGTTTGAACACTCAACACCCCGCCTGCGTACCCGTCGTCGAGCGACCGACTGGGGGATCCCCCGGACACCGGAGGTGGGCGTGCGCAAGGATGCGGCCGTGGCCAATGAACGTGGATCGAGGGCCCGACATCGCATGTCCCAGCCCTCGGAGCCTGATGAGGAGCTGATGCGTGCTCTGTATCGGGAGCATGCCGGACCCCTGCTTGCGTATGTCCTGCGCCTGGTTGCCGGAGATCGGCAGCGCGCCGAGGACGTCGTGCAGGAGACGCTCATCCGTGCCTGGAAGAACGCCGGTCAGCTCAATCGTGCGACCGGATCTGTACGCCCCTGGCTGGTGACGGTCGCACGCCGCATCGTCATCGACGGCCACCGCAGCCGGCAGGCCCGGCCGCAGGAGGTCGACCCGTCGCCGCTGGAGGTCATTCCTGCGGAGGACGAGATCGACAAGGCGCTGTGGCTGATGACGCTGTCCGACGCGCTCGACGACCTGACCCCGGCCCACCGGGAGGTGCTCGTCGAGACGTACTTCAAGGGGCGTACCGTCAACGAGGCGGCCGAGACACTGGGTATCCCCAGCGGCACCGTGCGCTCACGGGTCTTCTATGCCCTGCGGTCGATGAAGCTGGCTCTGGAGGAGCGGGGGGTGACGGCGTGATGAGCGTTTACGGGGGATTCGGAGCAGGTGGTTCGGGTATGTC
This Streptomyces sp. NBC_00377 DNA region includes the following protein-coding sequences:
- a CDS encoding sigma-70 family RNA polymerase sigma factor; this encodes MSQPSEPDEELMRALYREHAGPLLAYVLRLVAGDRQRAEDVVQETLIRAWKNAGQLNRATGSVRPWLVTVARRIVIDGHRSRQARPQEVDPSPLEVIPAEDEIDKALWLMTLSDALDDLTPAHREVLVETYFKGRTVNEAAETLGIPSGTVRSRVFYALRSMKLALEERGVTA